The Helicoverpa armigera isolate CAAS_96S chromosome 15, ASM3070526v1, whole genome shotgun sequence genomic interval acaaacagtAGTAATCGATATCAATACACATACTAACCCAGAGTTAAAATCATGTTTAGTAAAAACCTGTGGACATTCAGTTGTGATAATAAATGTATGTGGCAAAAGATACACCATCAACATGGATATCGACAGAAAATCTATCAAAACAACCGACTACCCCAACATAATATTGatcacaaaacattttacaaagaaGACGGCCGATTCAGGTCTATTAAAGTATGTTGTTAAGAGTCTTAATTGgtctttgttatattttatcgtGACAGGACAACAGCAGTACCAATGTTTGAATGGCACAATGAGTACAAGTGATATGTTGCTGTTGGACAATATCATGAACTCGATTTGGCACAAGTTTAAAATCATGCGCGTTATTGTAGCATTCCCTTATACCTGCGAAGATAAAATGCTAATTTACAACGGAAAGAGGCCATCAACAGACGGAGATTGTTTATATGATAGACCAGTAAAGTTGATAAATGCAACTAACAAGCAAGAATTACTTAAAGCCATAAGAAAAAGTGGGGAAAAGCTATCCGAAAACTATCCAATAAAGGCGAGCATATTCGAAAGATATCCTACATCTATCAAAGATTGTAGCAACTTACATTATTACGGGCATTTCAATTTGAGCCGATCGCATGGGTACTGCGGTCTGGATGGAATTGTGATGAACGACTTGATcacacattttaatttcaatttatcttTTCCTGAAAATGAAACTTGCAACACATATGGTTTCGCCGTTCCCGGGAATCTAAGTGGAAGCTTGGGTTGCATCGCTCGAAACGAGTTAGATATATCGTTCAATTCGAGATTTATGACTCTGTATTCGGATGAGCACATTTATTATCTGCATTATGTGATCACAGATAAGTTATGTGCTTTTGTAAAAAGAACTGGTGTGATACCAATTTGGCATGGAGCGTTTAACGTTTACTCTCCGCCGTCGTGGATGTTTATCATAGGAGTGATAATGTTAATAAGCGTCATAATCTGGTGCAGCGCGATCGTGAACAAGAGACTGACTGGTGTGAAGAACAAGTCATGCTGGTATTACCTTTATCACACGTTGACGATGACCATGACTGGAAGCTCACCGATGAAGCAACGCACGTTGCTGCTGATGAGAGGCTCCTGTTTAGCAGGATCGGTTTTGTTTCTTGCTGTATATCAGG includes:
- the LOC110382022 gene encoding uncharacterized protein LOC110382022, whose amino-acid sequence is MSTSDMLLLDNIMNSIWHKFKIMRVIVAFPYTCEDKMLIYNGKRPSTDGDCLYDRPVKLINATNKQELLKAIRKSGEKLSENYPIKASIFERYPTSIKDCSNLHYYGHFNLSRSHGYCGLDGIVMNDLITHFNFNLSFPENETCNTYGFAVPGNLSGSLGCIARNELDISFNSRFMTLYSDEHIYYLHYVITDKLCAFVKRTGVIPIWHGAFNVYSPPSWMFIIGVIMLISVIIWCSAIVNKRLTGVKNKSCWYYLYHTLTMTMTGSSPMKQRTLLLMRGSCLAGSVLFLAVYQGHISRVYTTLRRIEQISTLEELYRSGATLYTSPSFRELSKQLLNKKNKLQVEFFNRSLLTPHETLGADLVLQQPFATSLERKSDAEMEILTKYSNEQGPLIDMVAECLHNYYLSYIARSGFPFFEDLQVFAARLKEAGLPEAYYRWTQKMLNIPTSMPEDHSIPRCFRPIRLRDQRVPFGVLFVGTILSLIVFAAEIRKGKGRNVK